A region of the Bacteroidales bacterium genome:
CGAAACTGTTTCGCGATGTATTTTTGAGTCCTCTTCCCATTGGCGTTTAGCATTTTCCAACTCATGCTGAAGTTTGCGTTCCATATCGCGAAATTCGGCAGCTTCTTCAAACTTTTGACTTCCAATTGCCCTGGTTTTCTTTACCTTAACTTCTTCTATCCGTTCTTCAATGGTGATTATTTCGCTGGGAACCCGGATATTTGTGATGTGCACCCTCGATCCGGCCTCGTCAAGCGCATCAATAGCCTTGTCAGGTAAATACCTATCGGTAATGTAGCGTTGTGTCAACGAAACGCATGATTTGATTGCATCATCAGTGTATTGAACCAGATGATGGTCCTCATACTTTTCTTTGATATTATGAAGAATTTCAACAGTTTCTTCCGGGGTTGTAGGATCAACCATGATCTTCTGAAAACGGCGTTCCAAGGCCCCATCTTTTTCTATATACTGACGGTATTCATCAAGGGTAGTTGCTCCAATGCATTGAATTTCACCACGGGCCAGTGCAGGTTTAAACATATTGGATGCATCAAGCGAACCTGATGCATTGCCTGCGCCAACAATTGTGTGGATTTCATCAATAAAGAGTATAATGTTCCTGTTTTTCTCCAGCTCGTTCAGCACCGCCTTCATGCGTTCTTCAAACTGGCCGCGGTATTTTGTACCAGCAACTATTGAAGCAAGATCAAGTGTAAACACACGTTTGTTGAAAAGCGCCCTGGAAACCTTTCGATTTATTATTCTCAATGCTAAACCTTCAGCAATGGCTGATTTTCCAACTCCGGGTTCACCAATAAGGACAGGGTTGTTTTTCTTGCGACGACTAAGTATCTGGGCAATTCTTTCCAGTTCTTTTTCCCTTCCAACAATAGGATCCAAACGACCTTCTTCAGCGGCACGCGTAAGGTCGCGGCCGAAATTATCCAAAACTGGTGTCTTTGATTTCGATTCAGTTGGTTTCTTTGCGCTTCCGCCAAATGCCCTGTCTTCTGGATCGTCATCGGCTGTATTGCCCGGGAGTTCAGAAAAAATGTCTGGTTTGATCTCTCCTTTGTCGTTGGCTATCATATTGGTCAATTCTTCTTTAATCACATGATAATTAATGCCAAAACGACTGAATGACTGTGAAACCACATTGTCTTCATCTTTCAGAATAGCAAGCAGAAGGTGTTCAGTTCCAATTACTTCGCTACTAAAAACCTTGGCTTCAAGGTAGGTGATTTTCAGCGCGCGTTCGGCTTGTTTTATGAGTGGCAGATTATCGTTGAGGCTGATCTTCTTGTTAGGGATCATCACAGCGCTTTCAATTGACTTGCGAAGTGATTGAAGATCTACTCCAAGGCCGTTGAGTATGTGTATTGCTTTGCCATCACCTTCCCGAATAATTCCTAACAGTAAGTGTTCAACCCCCACAGCATCATTGCCAAGCCGCATTGCTTCCTCACGACTGTATGTCAAAACGTCTTTTACTCGTTGCGAAAATTTTGCTTCCATTTATTTGTATAATATGTTAATTCCTTATAATCATCTGTTTAGCAATTATAGCAAATCAGGTGTTTGCAGTTTTGCCTAAGAGCAGTCATCCAATCAAACGCGATGCCATAATAGTAAAGGTTTTATAGCACTTTGCTATTTACCCGCGAAATTATAACAAAAATAGGCTGGCTATGTTTCATTTTCGCACTATAAGATTAGTCAGTTATCCACAATTTCGGAGAGATTCATTTTTGTCATGGTTTTCAGACACTCATTTTATGTCAAATTACAGTATTATCAACAATTTCCTGTTAATAAGATGCCCTATTTTGTTGCTTGGGGCAAAGAAATAAATCGTATCTTCGTAAACTCTTAGCGAACTTTGTAAGTTGCTAATTATAAGCAATTTAATTGGATTTTAATGCGCAACTGAAACGATTATACCAGGAGTATATTTTTTAATAACAGTATCAGCGAACGAACAGGCAATATGAGTGAAGAATTCAACCGAACAGGTGAAAAAATTGTAAAGGTCAATATTGAGAACCAGATGAAATCAGCCTACATTGATTATTCAATGTCGGTGATTGTGTCACGTGCCCTTCCCGATGTACGGGATGGCTTAAAACCCGTTCACAGAAGGGTATTATATGGAATGCTGGATTTGGGATTGCTCGCAAACCGGCCTTATAAAAAATCCGCAAGAATAGTAGGGGAGGTGCTCGGAAAGTATCATCCACACGGTGATACCTCTGTTTATGATGCGATGGTGCGTATGGCCCAGGATTGGTCACTGCGCTATCCACTGGTTGACGGGCAGGGTAATTTTGGTTCGATTGATGGCGATAGCCCTGCAGCAATGCGGTATACCGAGGCCAAGCTCAAAAAGATAGCTGAAGAGCTTTTATCTGATATCAACAAAGAAACTGTTGATTTTAAGCTCAATTTTGATGATACGCTTTACGAACCGGTTGTTTTGCCAACCCGTATCCCGAACCTGCTAATAAATGGAGCCTCCGGTATTGCTGTCGGTATGGCAACCAATATGCCACCACATAACCTAACGGAAGTTGTAAATGGAACAATCGCATTGATTGAAAATCCGGAAATCACCATCGCAGAACTCATGAAAATTATCAAAGGTCCTGATTTCCCGACCGGTGGTGTTATTTATGGCTACGATGGCGTGAGAGAGGCTTATGAAACAGGCAGGGGTAGGGTAGTGGTTCGTGGTGAAGCGAAGATTGAAGAGGACAAGAACGGGCGTGAAACAATTATTGTTACCTCGATCCCATACCAGGTTAACAAGGCTGAGATGATCCGCAAAACCGCAGATCTTGTCGAAGAAAGAAGAATTGAAGGAATTTCTGATATTCGTGATGAATCGGACCGACAGGGAATGCGCATAGTTTATGAACTCAAACGGGATGCCGTTTCTAACGTGGTTTTAAACAAGCTTTACCAATATACTGCGCTGCAATCGTCATTTAGCGTGAACAATGTTGCATTGGTCAAAGGAAGGCCAATGACTCTCAATCTCAAGCAAATAATTGTCTATTTTGTTGAGCATCGCCACGAAGTTGTTGTTAGGCGAACACGTTTTGAGTTACAGGAAGCAGAGAAACGCGCTCATGTGCTGGAAGGTTTGTTAATAGCGCTTGACCATCTTGATGAAGTTATCGCTTTAATTCGTGGCTCAAGGACTCCTGATGAAGCTAAAAATGGCTTGATGGGGCAGTTCGGGCTTTCGGAAATTCAGGCGAAAGCAATACTTGACATGAGGTTGCAAAGGCTTACCGGGCTTGAAAGGGATAAAATAAAAGAAGAATTTGAGGAGATAATGAAACAGATCGAGTACCTGAAAAGCATACTTGCTGATGAGGGGCTTCGAATGGAAATCATTAAAAACGAATTAATTGAGATTCGTGACAAATATGGTGATGAACCAAAAACTGATATTGTTTACACTGCTAAAGATTTTAGAATAGAAGATACCATTGCCGATGAAAGCATGGTTGTTAACATTTCGCATCTTGGCTATATTAAGAGGACTTCGCTGATGGAGTACCGGGTACAAAATAGGGGAGGACGTGGAGCCAAAGGCAGTGAAATGAGAAACGAGGATTTTGTAGAACATTTATTTGTTGCAACTGCCCATAATTACATTTTATTTTTTACTGAAAAGGGTAAATGCTACTGGCTTAGGGTTTTTGAAATTCCGGAAGGAACAAAAAATTCAAAAGGCAGGGCGCTGCAAAATCTGATCAATATTGAGCCGGGTGACAAAGTGAAGGCTTTCATTAATGTAAAGAATCTGAAAGATGAAGATTACATTAATAATAATTTTATAATCCTCTGCACCAAGAGGGGCATTATTAAGAAAACCTCATTAGAAGCTTACTCGCGCCCAAGGGTGAATGGTATTAATGCCATTACAATCAGGGAAAACGACGAGTTGATAGAAGCACGACTTACCAATGGGCAAAATGAGATACTTTTGGCTTCTAAAGCGGGTCGGGCAATTCGCTTCAATGAGCAAACCGTTCGGCCTATGGGTCGTAATGCCAGTGGAGTGAAAGGAATTACCCTTTTGTCTGCAGATGATGAAGTGATTGGCATGATTTGTATCGAAAACGGCAGGTATGATATCCTGGTAGTTTCAGCCAATGGTTATGGTAAGCGATCCAAGATAGATGACTACCGGATAACCGGCCGTGGAGGAAAAGGAGTGAAGACTATAAACATCACAGATAAAACTGGCAAGCTTATTGCTATTAAGGATGTTTTTGATGACAACGACCTGATGATCATAAGCCGCTCAGGATTACTCATAAGGCTACCGGTAGCATCACTGCCGGTAATCGGAAGGGCAACACAAGGAGTAAGGCTTATCAATCTGAAGGGAGTGGACAGCATCGCTGCAGTTACTAAAGTAGATAAAGAAGAGGATGAAAAAGTAGATGATGAAATCATTGAGAATCTGAATGAAACTGAAAATATAGCTGATGACTTGCAAACTGATATTAATATCCAAAACGAGTAAGCTTGTAATTAATAACCAAACGATGTAGATTTGCAACCAACATCGTCAACCTAAAAACTCAAAAACAATGAAAAGATTCGCATTATTGATGATTCTGGCCATTACATGCACTGTGGTCTTTGGCCAACGAAACAACCGAACTTCTGCTTTCAACGAATTACGCAATGGCAGGCTCGACCGCGCTAAAGAATACATTGACAAAACAGTTCAACATGAGCAAACGATTAAAGATGCCAGGTCATGGTTCTACCGCGGTAATATTTACCTTTCCATACACATGAGTGAGAATCCTGAATATAAAGCACTAGATGACAAGGCTTTGGATGAAGCACTTGCTTCTTACATTAAAGCACAGGAATATGATGAGAAAAAGGAATACTACACCGATATTTTAACAAATTTGTTCGTTATTAGTGAGCAATATTATAATTTGGGTGTCTCCAGCTACAATACCAACGACTATAAAGCAGCGATGAATGCATTTAAGCAATCGCTGGATGTTACAATCGCAATGGGCAGCCTCGATACTATGGCAATGTACAATGTTGGGCTTACCGCAGAAATTGCCGGCGAAACTGCTGAAGCTAAGAAGTATTACTCTGATTTGCTTGAAATGGAATTTGAAAATGCGGAAATTTTTGGCTCAATGGGAAGACTATACATGGCAGAAGGCGATACAGCAACTGCACTTACTTATATTAAGCAAGGAAGGGAAATATATCCTGACGATTTTAACCTGTTAATCAGCGAGATAAATATTTACCTGCTTACAGGAGATGTTGAAAGAGCTGTTGAAAACCTCGAACTAGCCGTTCAAAAGGATAGTACAAATCCGACCATATTCTTTGCTGTTGGTGTTGCATATGACCAACTTAAAAGTAAGCACCCGGAAGCCCCTGATGAGTATTTCTCAAAGTCTGAAAATGCCTATTTAAGGGCTATTGAACTCGATTCCTCGTATTTTGATCCCATCTATAACCTGGGCGCACTTTATGTTAATGCTGCTGCAGTTCTTATTGAAGAAGCCAACAAATTACCATTATCAGAAGATAAAGAGTATAATATGCTCATAGAAAAGGCAAATTTGAATTTGTCTGCATCATTGCCTCATCTTGAAAAAGCATTAGAACTCCAGCCAAATGATTTCAATACAATGGTTTCGCTAAAGGAAATCTATACCAGGCTTAACAAAATGGATAAATTACAGGAAATCAATCAAAAAATAAAAGAACATCAGGGGGAGGAACAATAGTTTCACCTCATAAGATTTTATATTCAAATAGAGAATCCAACAAGATTCTCTATTTGTGTATAAAATTTGTTATTTAACATAATATTAATTATAGGAATACTTTCAATACTTTGATGATTAATTAAATTGCTTCGTAAGTATTTCAAAAACAAGTAAAGGAAAGGCAGGTTTCAGAACACTTGTAAAAACCACTTTTGATGTGAAAAACTAAATATTAATGAAAATAATGAGATTCAGTAATTCATAGGTTTTATTACTTTACCGTCTAAACCAACAAAACAAAGTAATTATGAAAACATTTAAGGTAGTTTTAATAATTTTCCTTGCGGTTGCTATCACCGCAGTTGCCGTAGCATTCCTGTTACCGCGGGAAATAACGGTTGAACGGTCTGCTTTAATTCCTGCGTCGCAGGAAGTGGTATTTGAACAAGTCAATGTCTTGAAAAATTGGGAAAAATGGTCGCCATGACACGAAATTGATCCTGATATGATTATTACTTATGCAGGCCCGGAATTGGGTACAGGTGCATCATATTCCTGGACCAGTGATGATCCTGCTGCAGGAAATGGGAAACTTACTATTATTGAAAGTATTCCTTACAGCCTGATAAAGACCGAAATTGATTTCATGGAACGTGGCACTGCCAATGCAGAATACAGGTTTCATGCTGAAGAAGGCGGAACTATGATGACCTGGTCAATGAAAAGCGATATGGGAAATAATCCTATTGGCCGCTATATGGGATTGTTTATGGACAAATGGTTGGGCAATGATTTTGAAAAAGGAATGGCGAAACTCTAGACACTTACTGCCTCAGCACCTTAATAAAGAAGTGAATAGTCCTCTTTACGATTTCTTAGAAATTATAACCAACTGCAAACGTCAGAGGAACCTTTACCCCGGCATTTTGCGGGAATAAATTGCCATTTGAATAATGGCCGATTTTAAATTCCGCGCTCAATTTACGTGAAGGGCCGGCAAAGCTTCCTATTCCTAAATAGTCATGAAATGTAAATCGTGTGCCGGTGTCAATCCCATCAACCAGTGACTTAGATATATATGTTGGTCCAGCAACCGAGTAAAAGAAAAAGAGATCGGCTGGCTTGGTTCGCAATAAGGTGAATCTTAGAACAGGATAAACTGCCAGTGTGAAGAAACTGGTATGAGCACTTTCGGTTTCCCAATATGAAAGACTTGCTCCAAAGTCGAGTGAGAATATTTTGCGGCCATGAAAAACATTTCGCTGGTAGCTGGCTGAAATGCCCCTCTCCACATGAAGGTCGCCACCCCAAAAAACAGGAATGGCTCCTTCGGCAAAAAAAGCATTGACACCATAACCCGCAGCATTAGTAGTAAAACCGAGTGTTACCTGATTTATTGGCCAAATATATCCGGTATTTGAGTTCGCCAGTACCTTATCGGCGGTTAGTGGTCGCATATTATATTGGAAACCCGGCGAAATAAAAACAGTATGAGGTTGCTTCACTTTTCGGTTGGGCGGCGAGTAAACTCCATGAAGCGTTAAATCCCAGCTTCTGTTAAGATGATATTTCATACCTGTCCCTATCAATAAAGAGGCATAATTTGCATCTTTCACAATAGTTTCCTGGTTTATCCGGAAGCCATGCCGTGTAATGATTGAGAGGCCAAATTCTCCGGACATTATTAGGCTTTTATTAATAGGAAGTTGTGGCTTAAGCGTTAGTCCGGCAACGTTCATCCATACCGAATGTCTTGTTTGTGCACCATTTACATTGCGGTACACTACCCAGAGTACAGGCCGCATATAACTGATCTGCATTGCCAGATAGTCGTTGAAATGCCTTCCATACAGCATTAGCCTCACCCCTGTATGCGGCACAGATACTGACTCAGCCTGGAAGCCAGGCTCCAAATGCTGGTTCGAAAAAGGATAGTTGATACGACCGATATTAATGCTGAAATATGAATCAGCCAGAAAAGGTGGGTATTGAGCAGGGTTTCTTTGTGAAAAGCCCGTCAGGTTTATTAAGAACAGGAAACTAAAAATAATGGATCGCACAATAGTGGTCTGAGTCATGTTAGTGATGGTTTTATAAGTTATGTTGAGATGTTAGCGTAAAACTACCCTTTCATATAGCCTTGCAATTTCAACAGGCTCTTTGATCCGCTTCAATTCGTCTTCGAAAGCAGTTGTTGATTGTGTAAAAACTGAGATAGCCACATCAAGTAAGTGATTCACTTTTTCTTTTGCTTCAACTTCAGTGATCTGCTTCTGCTTGAGCAATTTCCTGTAATACCTGCTGGTTTTTTTTACTGAATTGAAAATAACAGGCTTGCCTACAACCACCTGCTGACCAGTGGTGGTTACATGACCTGAAACCATATAGCTATAGAGGTCGTGAAATACAGCATCTTTTTTACCGAGTTCTTCACCAAGGAAGTGAGATTTCGGGGTAATACTATTAAAAGATGAAATCATCAAGTCAACCCGGTTTTCGAAATAAAATACTCCATCGCCAGCTTCTTGTGCAAATCCTGCGGGTAGAATTGCAAAAAGCACTGTCACAAGTGTTGTGAGTGCAGACTGACACCGCCATCCGATAGCTTGACTCTGTTGCTTACTCATTAATATTGGGTCGTAACGGCTGATAATTCATAGATTATAATTCGGGCATAAAAATATACAAAACATTATTTCCTCACAACATTCTACCAATCTCTCCGTTGTTAGAGCGTTTTCTAAAATAACGAAGCCATGCATCAGATTTTTTATAAAAAATTAATATCTGGCGCTGCCAATGTTCAATAACTTGCGTATAATTGCGCGAAAATTTTTCATGCCGTACCATGAATACAAAGAAAAAAATCGTTGTAAGTTATGAAAACCTCGATTCTGAGGTTAAAATGGCTATTTTAAAGAAGTATCCTAATGGATATACGAACCACGTTTTCAAAGTTACCTTGCCCAATAATAACTTTTTTCACGCAATCACTGTTGATACCGACGATGCCAGCTACCTTGTAAAAGTAAAGGTAAAGCTTGATAAAGCAGACAAGCTTGAAGAAGATCTGTTCAACAATGAACTGGATAAGGTGTCTGATGACGCGGATACCGATAATGATACCGATACTCAGAATGATGTTGATGAATCCGGCAAAGCGGAGTAGCACACATGAGTGGCGGTAATAGGCTGGCCTCCAACAAAAAGGCTTATTTTTTCGCGTTGGTATCCGTGCTTTTTTGGTCTACGGCAGGATCCGCATTTAAGCTCACCCTTTTTTACCTTCATCCACATCAACTTTTATTTCTGGCAAGTTTCTTCTCATTCCTTGCACTGTTTATACTTTACGCTTTCACTAATAAGTTTAAGATTAATGAGTTGGCACAACCCATCCACCTGGCCAGGTCTGCTTTTCTGGGTTTCTTAAATCCATTTTTATATTATGTTGTCCTGTTTCGTGCGTATTCCTTACTTCCTGCGCAGGAAGCCGTTGCACTGAATTATTTGTGGCCGGTAGCACTTGTTTTGCTGTCCATTCCGTTGCTAAAACAAAAACTTAGCTGGATATCACTTCTTGCGATCCTGATTAGTTTTTCCGGAACTATTGTGATTGCAATGCGTGGTGATTTTTCAAGCTTTGTTTTATCTGACCCGTTAGGCGTTTCTCTCGCTGTTGGAAGTTCTCTGGTGTGGGCTTTATACTGGATTTTTAACATGAAGGATACGCGTGAAGCACTAGGCAAACTGGTGTTGAACTTTACCTTTGGTACGCTTTATATTACGATCCTGATTGTATTTACCTCCCCTACCCTATCGTTTGAATGGCAAGGTTTTGCCGGAGCCGGCTATATTGGGCTTTTTGAAATGGGTTTTACTTTTTTCTTCTGGTTATTGGCTTTAAAATATTCTGATACCACTGCCCGAATCTCAAATCTTATATTCCTGTCACCCTTTTTGTCGCTCATTTTTATACGGATTATTGTGAAAGAAACGATTATGCTTTCAACTGTTATTGGTCTGGTCCTCATTATCACCGGGGTGCTGATGCAGCATTACTTTTCAGAGAAAGTGGCCGTGCAAAAAAGCTAAGCAATTCCTATTATAGTTTCATCGGCCCTTAGCGAAACAAAACCATTAACTTTGCACCCCATGAACAAGAAACGTGTCGCATTTCATACACTGGGATGTAAGCTTAACTTCGCTGAAACATCCGGTTTATCGCGTGAACTTCAGGACGAATGCGATGTAGTAGATTTTTCTGAGCCTGCAGACTATTACGTGGTACAGAGCTGTGCAGTAACTGCAACTGCCGAGAAAAAATGCCGGTCAGCAATCCGTCAGGCACATAAAAGGAACCCGGGAGCTTCAATTATTGTTACAGGTTGCATGTCGCAATTGCGGGCCGAACAATTGGCCGGAATGGAGGGTGTAAGTCTGGTTTTAGGAAATGCTGAAAAGTTTCAGTTGAAAGAAATTATTCAGGAACAATCAGTTGAACCATCGGACAAGATAAGAACATCCAACATCCTTAAAGACAAAACATTTCATCCGTCTTATTCAGGTTCTGACCGGACAAGAACTTTTGTGAAGATACAGGATGGCTGTGATTATTTTTGTTCTTTTTGTACAATCCCGTTTGCCCGTGGCAGGAGCCGGAGTAACAGTATTGCAGAGACAATCAACTTTATTAAAACAGCCTTGCGTGAACAAGCACGGGAAATTGTACTTACAGGTGTGAACATCGGAGACTTCGGTAAATTGAACGATGAATCATTGTTTGGGCTTCTAAAAGAAATTGAGAACCTTAAACCAGAAGTACGTTTCAGGCTTTCTTCCATTGAACCAGATCTGCTCACCAAACAGTTGATCGAATTTGTCGCAGACTCTAAATGGCTTTTGCCACATTTTCATATTCCGCTTCAATCAGGTTCAGACACGGTGCTTAAAAGAATGAACAGGCGGTATCTTTCTGATATTTTTGTCAGCAAGCTAAACCTGATCAAGGCAAAGCTTCCGTTTGCCTGCATTGCTGCTGATGTAATTGTAGGTTTCCCTGGCGAAACGGAAGAAGAATTCCATGAAACCTTTTCACTTATTGAAGGCTTGCCCCTCTCCTACTTGCATGTTTTTCCATATTCGGAGCGACCCGGAACCAAGGCAAAGATGATGGATGACAAAGTCAGGCCAGAAATAATTCACGAGCGTGTGGGCAGTCTGATCCGACTTTCTGAAACCAAAAAGCTTGATTTTTTGAATTCCAATATTGGCAGGGTCGAAGAAGTACTTTTTGAAGCGGAAAATTCAAGTGGCAATATTGGCGGTTTTACAAATAATTACATCAGGGTGAGCGCTCCATTTCAGCATGAATTTATTAATAGTGTGAAAAAAACCCGGCTTACTTCCTTTGATAAAGATGGAATATTTGCGTTCGAACCGATATGACCGATCAAATGAGTGAAAAACTAGCACAAATCTATAACTATCTTTGCCAGCCTAAAACCTGCGATTTCTATTATTAACTAACTACTACCCCACGATGTACCCCCGAATCAGTGATATGATCAACGATCTTCTCGGCACCTCTATTAAATTACCGATTCAAACTTATGGCTTTTTCGTAGCAATGGCTTTTGTAGTAGGTGGTTTGATCTTAAGTCTTGAGTTAAGACGAAAGGAAAAAAACGGGCTTTTAAAGCCGCAGAAGAAGACTATCACCAAAGGCAAGCCTGCCAGTATCAGGGAATTATCGTTTAGCGGGATTTTGGGATTCTTACTTGGTTATAAAGGAGTAGACATGATTATG
Encoded here:
- a CDS encoding DMT family transporter — translated: MSGGNRLASNKKAYFFALVSVLFWSTAGSAFKLTLFYLHPHQLLFLASFFSFLALFILYAFTNKFKINELAQPIHLARSAFLGFLNPFLYYVVLFRAYSLLPAQEAVALNYLWPVALVLLSIPLLKQKLSWISLLAILISFSGTIVIAMRGDFSSFVLSDPLGVSLAVGSSLVWALYWIFNMKDTREALGKLVLNFTFGTLYITILIVFTSPTLSFEWQGFAGAGYIGLFEMGFTFFFWLLALKYSDTTARISNLIFLSPFLSLIFIRIIVKETIMLSTVIGLVLIITGVLMQHYFSEKVAVQKS
- the mtaB gene encoding tRNA (N(6)-L-threonylcarbamoyladenosine(37)-C(2))-methylthiotransferase MtaB; translation: MNKKRVAFHTLGCKLNFAETSGLSRELQDECDVVDFSEPADYYVVQSCAVTATAEKKCRSAIRQAHKRNPGASIIVTGCMSQLRAEQLAGMEGVSLVLGNAEKFQLKEIIQEQSVEPSDKIRTSNILKDKTFHPSYSGSDRTRTFVKIQDGCDYFCSFCTIPFARGRSRSNSIAETINFIKTALREQAREIVLTGVNIGDFGKLNDESLFGLLKEIENLKPEVRFRLSSIEPDLLTKQLIEFVADSKWLLPHFHIPLQSGSDTVLKRMNRRYLSDIFVSKLNLIKAKLPFACIAADVIVGFPGETEEEFHETFSLIEGLPLSYLHVFPYSERPGTKAKMMDDKVRPEIIHERVGSLIRLSETKKLDFLNSNIGRVEEVLFEAENSSGNIGGFTNNYIRVSAPFQHEFINSVKKTRLTSFDKDGIFAFEPI
- a CDS encoding SRPBCC family protein, encoding MIITYAGPELGTGASYSWTSDDPAAGNGKLTIIESIPYSLIKTEIDFMERGTANAEYRFHAEEGGTMMTWSMKSDMGNNPIGRYMGLFMDKWLGNDFEKGMAKL
- the gyrA gene encoding DNA gyrase subunit A; this translates as MSEEFNRTGEKIVKVNIENQMKSAYIDYSMSVIVSRALPDVRDGLKPVHRRVLYGMLDLGLLANRPYKKSARIVGEVLGKYHPHGDTSVYDAMVRMAQDWSLRYPLVDGQGNFGSIDGDSPAAMRYTEAKLKKIAEELLSDINKETVDFKLNFDDTLYEPVVLPTRIPNLLINGASGIAVGMATNMPPHNLTEVVNGTIALIENPEITIAELMKIIKGPDFPTGGVIYGYDGVREAYETGRGRVVVRGEAKIEEDKNGRETIIVTSIPYQVNKAEMIRKTADLVEERRIEGISDIRDESDRQGMRIVYELKRDAVSNVVLNKLYQYTALQSSFSVNNVALVKGRPMTLNLKQIIVYFVEHRHEVVVRRTRFELQEAEKRAHVLEGLLIALDHLDEVIALIRGSRTPDEAKNGLMGQFGLSEIQAKAILDMRLQRLTGLERDKIKEEFEEIMKQIEYLKSILADEGLRMEIIKNELIEIRDKYGDEPKTDIVYTAKDFRIEDTIADESMVVNISHLGYIKRTSLMEYRVQNRGGRGAKGSEMRNEDFVEHLFVATAHNYILFFTEKGKCYWLRVFEIPEGTKNSKGRALQNLINIEPGDKVKAFINVKNLKDEDYINNNFIILCTKRGIIKKTSLEAYSRPRVNGINAITIRENDELIEARLTNGQNEILLASKAGRAIRFNEQTVRPMGRNASGVKGITLLSADDEVIGMICIENGRYDILVVSANGYGKRSKIDDYRITGRGGKGVKTINITDKTGKLIAIKDVFDDNDLMIISRSGLLIRLPVASLPVIGRATQGVRLINLKGVDSIAAVTKVDKEEDEKVDDEIIENLNETENIADDLQTDINIQNE
- a CDS encoding acyloxyacyl hydrolase codes for the protein MTQTTIVRSIIFSFLFLINLTGFSQRNPAQYPPFLADSYFSINIGRINYPFSNQHLEPGFQAESVSVPHTGVRLMLYGRHFNDYLAMQISYMRPVLWVVYRNVNGAQTRHSVWMNVAGLTLKPQLPINKSLIMSGEFGLSIITRHGFRINQETIVKDANYASLLIGTGMKYHLNRSWDLTLHGVYSPPNRKVKQPHTVFISPGFQYNMRPLTADKVLANSNTGYIWPINQVTLGFTTNAAGYGVNAFFAEGAIPVFWGGDLHVERGISASYQRNVFHGRKIFSLDFGASLSYWETESAHTSFFTLAVYPVLRFTLLRTKPADLFFFYSVAGPTYISKSLVDGIDTGTRFTFHDYLGIGSFAGPSRKLSAEFKIGHYSNGNLFPQNAGVKVPLTFAVGYNF
- a CDS encoding ATP-dependent Clp protease ATP-binding subunit; the protein is MEAKFSQRVKDVLTYSREEAMRLGNDAVGVEHLLLGIIREGDGKAIHILNGLGVDLQSLRKSIESAVMIPNKKISLNDNLPLIKQAERALKITYLEAKVFSSEVIGTEHLLLAILKDEDNVVSQSFSRFGINYHVIKEELTNMIANDKGEIKPDIFSELPGNTADDDPEDRAFGGSAKKPTESKSKTPVLDNFGRDLTRAAEEGRLDPIVGREKELERIAQILSRRKKNNPVLIGEPGVGKSAIAEGLALRIINRKVSRALFNKRVFTLDLASIVAGTKYRGQFEERMKAVLNELEKNRNIILFIDEIHTIVGAGNASGSLDASNMFKPALARGEIQCIGATTLDEYRQYIEKDGALERRFQKIMVDPTTPEETVEILHNIKEKYEDHHLVQYTDDAIKSCVSLTQRYITDRYLPDKAIDALDEAGSRVHITNIRVPSEIITIEERIEEVKVKKTRAIGSQKFEEAAEFRDMERKLQHELENAKRQWEEDSKIHRETVSEDNVAEVVAMMTGIPVQRIAQNESERLVKMEDELANSVIGQNEAIKKVVKAIRRNRAGLKDPNKPIGTFIFLGPTGVGKTHLAKVLAKYLFDTTDALVRIDMSEYMEKFAVSRLVGAPPGYVGYEEGGQLTEKVRRKPYSIVLLDEIEKAHPDIFHLLLQVLDDGQLTDSLGRKVDFKNTILIMTSNIGSRQLKDFGQGVGFATTSRRDASSDYARSIIENALKKTFAPEFINRIDDIVIFDPLEREAIHKIIDLELSHLFERVNQMGYSIEVTEKAKDFIVEKGWDSQYGARPLKRAIQKYIEDELAESIISSKTKSGDQILVDHEGEEEKLKITTVVKESVESK